In the genome of Cervus elaphus chromosome 5, mCerEla1.1, whole genome shotgun sequence, the window ATCATCTAAATGCCTCCAGTACCTGGTTTAGGGGTGGCCATGTAACCCATCCCGAGAGGATGGCGGCAGGACCGCTGAGTAAGGACGAGCCTGGGTTCTGTGGTCAGACAGGTCTGAATTTAAATCCATGCACCACCTCTTCCTGGTTCTGGACTTTGGGCAACGtctgcttctctgagcctcagattcttcGACTGAGAAATGCAAGTTCAATAGCACTCACTCCACTGGGCTATTAGTGGACATAAAATGTGTAGTCCAGGGCCCAGTCCTTGGGGATGCCCAGTAAGTGGTGACCGAAACTGATGACCTGGATTCTAGTCTGGACAAGTCCCTTCGTGTCTTCTGTAGACATTGGCTGAGACAATGATTCATGAGAGCCCTTGTAACTCTAATACGTATCATGTTTCCCTATGATGTCAAAGCCATATTGTCTATGTAACATATTGCtccaaaatttagtggcttaaaacagcagacaTCTATCACCCAGGTGCAGTTTAGCTGGACACTTCTTCCTTAAGGCCTCTCAGAGAGCTACAGTCAGGGTGTTGTCTGGGGCTTCAGTCTCATCTGGAGGCTCAGCAGGGGAGGATCTTTGTCCATGTTCGACAGTGTGGTTGTTGGCAGGATTCAGTTTCTTTTTGTTCTGAGGGCCGTTGTTCTCACTGGCTGTTGGCCAGAGGCCTCTTTCCGCTCCTGGCCTTTTGAAGCCTCATCCTCAGAGCAGCTTACcgcatggcagctggcttccagCAGAATGACCAGGTGAGAGAGCAAgggtaaacaaacaaaacagaagccgGAATCTTTTTGTAATCTACTCTCAGAAATGACATCCCATCACTTTGCCATATTCTAGTTATTAGAAGGAAGTCGTGAGGTCAAAATTTTACATTAAAGACCCCACATAAATCCACAAGAGCACTGCAGGTTTCAAAAGCATGTCCAGAGAAGCATGTTGGAGTCCAGTTAGGTGACTATTAACAAATTGTTCCCAATAGTGGTGACTGTAGTCTTCACTACAGGTGGATTAGCTACATACAGCCCCTCATTCAGAAAGCGCATCCCTCCTTACAAAACAAGGACATATGCAGAGCTCTTAAATAGATGGCTCCATGGCCCCGGACCTCACCTGTCCCCAGACTTCAGTGTGTGTTAGAACCAAGTGGGAGTCGGTGAAGCCTACGGTGTCCCAGGCCAACCCCTCAGATTCTAATTCAGTGGTCTAGGGTGGAATAAAGGAGTCTGCATGTTTATAAGGTGCCCAGATGCTTATGTAGGTGGTACATGGACCTTGTGGAGAAACCACACACCAGGCCACCTGTTTATAAGATTTCAAAGCactgagcacagtgcctgggtTTGTGCCCAGGAAATAGCCCAAGAGCAGCCTCATAACCAGTCCCGGACGTGCAATTTCCTGTTCCCGCCCAGTCCCGTGCATTCTCAAGTGTAAAATTAAGACCTCCCTTGCCCATCCCCCAGCCCGTCcaggggaaaagaagaaatgacaacagttgcatttctattttataagCACTTGGTTTTATTGCACAGAAGCAATTGAAAGTGGACTCCAGTGGAAAAGTGCGCCCTGGTGTGGTACAGTGGTCAGCGCCCAGCCCCACCTGCTGCAGCTCTTCCGGGACAGAGAGCTTTAGGCAAGGACTTGACCACCCCTTTGGAAAATAGAAGGCATTCAGGAATAGGTTAAGACATCTCAAGCATAATGTGTTTCTAACTGCTCATTCATTATTGCGGTCATCTGTCAGTTGCACATACAGGAAATAAATGCACTTATTTGGAGAGGAGGGGGCAGTCTGTATAGTCAAGTGTTTACGTGTGGCATTCGGCATATATCACATTCGGCTACATAAGCTATCATAACATAATTGCCCATCGCCTGGGGAGGGTTTGGGCCACGGGGCTGGGAGTTGGGAGGACCCTCTCTTGTTAACATATTGCTAATAGAAATTCCTGTTTGGTGAAGGAGGGCCTGTTGTCTAAGCAGAGTTTCTtcttaaagaaaagagagaaaaaagtgaaaatttgtgATACTGATCCTTGAGCTCCCAGACCCCCCTGAGTTTCTTTGGCTGCTCTGAACGATCCCTTCTCCCTGCCTTACTTCTCTCCCTTGGTGGCCTTATCTTCTGCAGCCTTCTCTGCAGGTCTGCTGTCTTTCTGGTCTGTGCTGGAGGATTTCTCAGCCTTGGCTTTCCCAGGTGTGGAGGTCTCCTTGCCGGGTTCCTTGGCTTGGGCCTCTGTTTTGGGTTTCTCCTCAGGCTTCTTGGCTTCTGCGGCCTTCTCCTCCTTGGCGTCTTTTTTCTCCGGTGCTGCCGGCGTCTCTTCCTTCTTTGGCTTTTCTGCTGCTTTGCTGGGTTCTTTGGCCTTGGCATCATCTGGTTCCTTCTTGGCCACCTCAGTCTTCTCTTTAGGCTTGGCCTCTTCCTTCCCCTTGGCAGGAGCCTCCTTCTCTGGGGTGGTTGCTTTTTTCTTATCTTCAGCCTCTTCCTTCTTGGCTCCAGCTTTGGGTTCTTTGGGCTTTTCCACAGCAGGTTCcttcttctcctcgggttttgGAGCCTCCTTCGTGGGCACCTCATCTTTCTTGCTGTCCTTCTTCTCCTCCGCTTTGGGTGTGGCTGGagctttctcttcctctgccttctttGGGGGCTCTTTGGCTTTCACCTCCTggggtttttcttcctctttcacagGGGACTTGGCCTCCTCCTTCTTTGGGACCTCCTTCCCAGGAGCCTTGGCCTCCTCCTTCACAGGAGACTTGGCCTTCTCTGGGGACTTGGCCTCCTCCTTCACAGGAGACTTGGCCTTCTCTGGAGACTTGGCCTTCTCTGGGGACTTGGCCTCCTCCTTCACAGGGGACTTGGCCTTCTCTGGGGACTTGGCCTCCTCCTTCACAGGGGACTTGGCCTTCTCTGGGGACTTGGCCTCCTCCTTCACAGGGGACTTGGCCTTCTCTGGGGACTTGGCCTCCTCCTTCACAGGAGACTTGGCCTTCTCTGGGGACTTGGCCTCCTCCTTCACAGGGGACTTGGCCTTCTCTGGGGACTTGGCCTCCTCCTTCACGGGGGACTTGGCCTTCTCTGGAGACTTGGCCTCCACTGGAGACTTGGCCTTCTCTGGGGACTTGGCCTCCACTGGGGACTTGGCCTTCTCTGGGGACTTGGCCTCCTCCTTCACGGGGGACTTGGCCTTCTCTGGGGACTTGGCCTCCACTGGGGACTTGGCCTTCTCTGGGGACTTGGCCTCCTCCTTCACGGGGGACTTGGCCTTCTCTGGGGACTTGGCCTCCTCCTTCACGGGGGACTTGGCCTTCTCTGGGGACTTGGCCTCCACTGGGGACTTGGCCTTCTCTGGGGACTTGGCCTCCTCCTTTACAGGGGACTTGGCCTTCTCTGGGGACTTGGCCTCCACTGGGGACTTGGCCTTCTCTGGGGACTTGGCCTCCTCCTTCTCTGGGGACTTGGCCTCCACTGGGGATTTGACCTTCTCTGGGGACTTGGCCTCTTCCTTTATGGGGGACTTGGCCTTCTCTGGAGACTTGGCCTCCACTGGGGACTTGGCCTTCTCTGGGGATTTGGCTTCTTCCTTCACAGGGGACTTGGCCTTCTCTGGGGATTTGGCCTCCACGGGGGACTTGGCCTTCTCTGGGGACTTGGCCTCCACGGGGGACTTGGCCTTCTCAGGGGACTTCACCTCAGCTGGTGACTTGGcctcttccttctctggggaCTTGGCCTCCACAGGGGACTTGGCCTTCTCAGGGGACTTCACCTCAGCTGGTGACTTGGCCTCCTCCTTCTCTGGGGATGCGGCCTCTTCTGCTGGGGGAGACTTTACtgcttcttctccttcctcctctttggcctctttctcttcttcttcagtCACTTCTTCAGTCACTTGGACCTCCTCTGTCTGTTCCTCCACAATCACAGTTTCCTTCTCTAACTTTTCTACCATCTTGATCTTCTCTTCACTTTTGACTTTGATGTGAGTGGACACGGAGGGGATCTTGGGGAGTCCTTCTGGAAGGAGGAAAGGACCTGGGCCAAAGCCAATCCGACACTCCTCACCCTCCAGGAGTTTTCTGCAGAATGGATAATGGAACACGTTACTATTAACTCAAAGTTGATCACTGAGGTAGGAGGCTTCCTGAGTTACTCCGAAGACCCCCTATGTGTAGTGATACATAGTTTGGTGGAAGAAGGGGTGTGAATGGTGGGCACTTAGACTGGAGAAGGTCACTAGCAGATCATCCCAAGGACAACCAGAATCTGTACCCCAATGGCATTGCTCTTGTTTTAATTCAACTAAGGCTACCACTTATAAAActttttcctctgaaaaatgGCCCTCAAGAGAGAACgcctatattaaaaaatttacatgTATTGTCCCTCAAAAtgttgtttaagaaaaaaaaaaaaacgttgtTTAAGAGAAAGGTGGGAGTATGAGCAAGAAATTCCACATTTATAAACTTGGGCTTTAAAGGTATTAGAATGTTCCCATTTGAATTTCAAGGGTCTGTTGTTATATTCTCATCCTTTGAATTTTAGGAATAGAGTAGGGGCAGAGTTTCTACTCTTCTTTACCCACTAGAAGTGTGACCTTATTAGCAAAGCCATTCAAACTCTtcaagcctcagtctcctcattggTAAAAACAGGGTCATTAAGAGTTTCTACCTCAGAGGGTGGTttcaatgaaataatgaaaagactCTCTTGAAGAGGTAGAGTTGTAAAGGTCCTTGACAACTCAAgtcccttctttctctcccaaGACAGGCCTCTGGTTGGCTGAATCTGAGAAGAGGGTGGGGAGCTTTAACCCTCTAAATCACTGTCAGACCCTCTAAGTCACTCTCAAGATATTTGCTTCTCAGAAGATAGAACAATGGTGGCCAGGACTTGGGGGAAGGTGGGGAAGGGATcagggagttattgtttaacgAGCACTGAATTTCAGTGTGG includes:
- the NEFH gene encoding neurofilament heavy polypeptide isoform X2; this encodes MSFSGADALLGAFAPLHGGGSLHYALARKGGAGGARSAAGSSSGFHSWARTSVSSVSASPSRFRGAGTASSTDSLDTLSNGPEGCMVVARSEKEQLQALNDRFAGYIDKVRQLEAHNRSLEGEAAALRQQQAGRAAMGELYEREVREMRGAVLRLGAARGQLRLEQEHLLEDIAHVRQRLDDEARQREEAEAATRALARFAQEAEAARVELQKKAQALQEECGYLRRHHQEEVGELLGQIQSSSAAQTQAEARDALKCDVTSALREIRAQLEGHTVQSTLQSEEWFRVRLDRLSEAAKVNTDAMRSAQEEISEYRRQLQARTTELETLKSTKDSLERQRSELEDRHQADIASYQEAIQQLDAELRNTKWEMAAQLREYQDLLNVKMALDIEIAAYRKLLEGEECRIGFGPGPFLLPEGLPKIPSVSTHIKVKSEEKIKMVEKLEKETVIVEEQTEEVQVTEEVTEEEEKEAKEEEGEEAVKSPPAEEAASPEKEEAKSPAEVKSPEKAKSPVEAKSPEKEEAKSPAEVKSPEKAKSPVEAKSPEKAKSPVEAKSPEKAKSPVKEEAKSPEKAKSPVEAKSPEKAKSPIKEEAKSPEKVKSPVEAKSPEKEEAKSPEKAKSPVEAKSPEKAKSPVKEEAKSPEKAKSPVEAKSPEKAKSPVKEEAKSPEKAKSPVKEEAKSPEKAKSPVKEEAKSPEKAKSPVEAKSPEKAKSPVEAKSPEKAKSPVKEEAKSPEKAKSPVKEEAKSPEKAKSPVKEEAKSPEKAKSPVKEEAKSPEKAKSPVKEEAKSPEKAKSPVKEEAKSPEKAKSPEKAKSPVKEEAKSPEKAKSPVKEEAKAPGKEVPKKEEAKSPVKEEEKPQEVKAKEPPKKAEEEKAPATPKAEEKKDSKKDEVPTKEAPKPEEKKEPAVEKPKEPKAGAKKEEAEDKKKATTPEKEAPAKGKEEAKPKEKTEVAKKEPDDAKAKEPSKAAEKPKKEETPAAPEKKDAKEEKAAEAKKPEEKPKTEAQAKEPGKETSTPGKAKAEKSSSTDQKDSRPAEKAAEDKATKGEK
- the NEFH gene encoding neurofilament heavy polypeptide isoform X4, producing the protein MSFSGADALLGAFAPLHGGGSLHYALARKGGAGGARSAAGSSSGFHSWARTSVSSVSASPSRFRGAGTASSTDSLDTLSNGPEGCMVVARSEKEQLQALNDRFAGYIDKVRQLEAHNRSLEGEAAALRQQQAGRAAMGELYEREVREMRGAVLRLGAARGQLRLEQEHLLEDIAHVRQRLDDEARQREEAEAATRALARFAQEAEAARVELQKKAQALQEECGYLRRHHQEEVGELLGQIQSSSAAQTQAEARDALKCDVTSALREIRAQLEGHTVQSTLQSEEWFRVRLDRLSEAAKVNTDAMRSAQEEISEYRRQLQARTTELETLKSTKDSLERQRSELEDRHQADIASYQEAIQQLDAELRNTKWEMAAQLREYQDLLNVKMALDIEIAAYRKLLEGEECRIGFGPGPFLLPEGLPKIPSVSTHIKVKSEEKIKMVEKLEKETVIVEEQTEEVQVTEEVTEEEEKEAKEEEGEEAVKSPPAEEAASPEKEEAKSPAEVKSPEKAKSPVEAKSPEKEEAKSPAEVKSPEKAKSPVEAKSPEKAKSPVEAKSPEKAKSPVKEEAKSPEKAKSPVEAKSPEKAKSPIKEEAKSPEKVKSPVEAKSPEKEEAKSPEKAKSPVEAKSPEKAKSPVKEEAKSPEKAKSPVEAKSPEKAKSPVKEEAKSPEKAKSPVKEEAKSPEKAKSPVEAKSPEKAKSPVKEEAKSPEKAKSPVEAKSPEKAKSPVEAKSPEKAKSPVKEEAKSPEKAKSPVKEEAKSPEKAKSPVKEEAKSPEKAKSPVKEEAKSPEKAKSPVKEEAKSPEKAKSPEKAKSPVKEEAKAPGKEVPKKEEAKSPVKEEEKPQEVKAKEPPKKAEEEKAPATPKAEEKKDSKKDEVPTKEAPKPEEKKEPAVEKPKEPKAGAKKEEAEDKKKATTPEKEAPAKGKEEAKPKEKTEVAKKEPDDAKAKEPSKAAEKPKKEETPAAPEKKDAKEEKAAEAKKPEEKPKTEAQAKEPGKETSTPGKAKAEKSSSTDQKDSRPAEKAAEDKATKGEK
- the NEFH gene encoding neurofilament heavy polypeptide isoform X3, which codes for MSFSGADALLGAFAPLHGGGSLHYALARKGGAGGARSAAGSSSGFHSWARTSVSSVSASPSRFRGAGTASSTDSLDTLSNGPEGCMVVARSEKEQLQALNDRFAGYIDKVRQLEAHNRSLEGEAAALRQQQAGRAAMGELYEREVREMRGAVLRLGAARGQLRLEQEHLLEDIAHVRQRLDDEARQREEAEAATRALARFAQEAEAARVELQKKAQALQEECGYLRRHHQEEVGELLGQIQSSSAAQTQAEARDALKCDVTSALREIRAQLEGHTVQSTLQSEEWFRVRLDRLSEAAKVNTDAMRSAQEEISEYRRQLQARTTELETLKSTKDSLERQRSELEDRHQADIASYQEAIQQLDAELRNTKWEMAAQLREYQDLLNVKMALDIEIAAYRKLLEGEECRIGFGPGPFLLPEGLPKIPSVSTHIKVKSEEKIKMVEKLEKETVIVEEQTEEVQVTEEVTEEEEKEAKEEEGEEAVKSPPAEEAASPEKEEAKSPAEVKSPEKAKSPVEAKSPEKEEAKSPAEVKSPEKAKSPVEAKSPEKAKSPVEAKSPEKAKSPVKEEAKSPEKAKSPVEAKSPEKAKSPIKEEAKSPEKVKSPVEAKSPEKEEAKSPEKAKSPVEAKSPEKAKSPVKEEAKSPEKAKSPVEAKSPEKAKSPVKEEAKSPEKAKSPVKEEAKSPEKAKSPVEAKSPEKAKSPVKEEAKSPEKAKSPEEAKSPEKAKSPVKEEAKSPEKAKSPVKEEAKSPEKAKSPVKEEAKSPEKAKSPVKEEAKSPEKAKSPVKEEAKSPEKAKSPEKAKSPVKEEAKSPEKAKSPVKEEAKAPGKEVPKKEEAKSPVKEEEKPQEVKAKEPPKKAEEEKAPATPKAEEKKDSKKDEVPTKEAPKPEEKKEPAVEKPKEPKAGAKKEEAEDKKKATTPEKEAPAKGKEEAKPKEKTEVAKKEPDDAKAKEPSKAAEKPKKEETPAAPEKKDAKEEKAAEAKKPEEKPKTEAQAKEPGKETSTPGKAKAEKSSSTDQKDSRPAEKAAEDKATKGEK
- the NEFH gene encoding neurofilament heavy polypeptide isoform X1, with protein sequence MSFSGADALLGAFAPLHGGGSLHYALARKGGAGGARSAAGSSSGFHSWARTSVSSVSASPSRFRGAGTASSTDSLDTLSNGPEGCMVVARSEKEQLQALNDRFAGYIDKVRQLEAHNRSLEGEAAALRQQQAGRAAMGELYEREVREMRGAVLRLGAARGQLRLEQEHLLEDIAHVRQRLDDEARQREEAEAATRALARFAQEAEAARVELQKKAQALQEECGYLRRHHQEEVGELLGQIQSSSAAQTQAEARDALKCDVTSALREIRAQLEGHTVQSTLQSEEWFRVRLDRLSEAAKVNTDAMRSAQEEISEYRRQLQARTTELETLKSTKDSLERQRSELEDRHQADIASYQEAIQQLDAELRNTKWEMAAQLREYQDLLNVKMALDIEIAAYRKLLEGEECRIGFGPGPFLLPEGLPKIPSVSTHIKVKSEEKIKMVEKLEKETVIVEEQTEEVQVTEEVTEEEEKEAKEEEGEEAVKSPPAEEAASPEKEEAKSPAEVKSPEKAKSPVEAKSPEKEEAKSPAEVKSPEKAKSPVEAKSPEKAKSPVEAKSPEKAKSPVKEEAKSPEKAKSPVEAKSPEKAKSPIKEEAKSPEKVKSPVEAKSPEKEEAKSPEKAKSPVEAKSPEKAKSPVKEEAKSPEKAKSPVEAKSPEKAKSPVKEEAKSPEKAKSPVKEEAKSPEKAKSPVEAKSPEKAKSPVKEEAKSPEKAKSPVEAKSPEKAKSPVEAKSPEKAKSPVKEEAKSPEKAKSPVKEEAKSPEKAKSPVKEEAKSPEKAKSPVKEEAKSPEKAKSPVKEEAKSPEKAKSPVKEEAKSPEKAKSPEKAKSPVKEEAKSPEKAKSPVKEEAKAPGKEVPKKEEAKSPVKEEEKPQEVKAKEPPKKAEEEKAPATPKAEEKKDSKKDEVPTKEAPKPEEKKEPAVEKPKEPKAGAKKEEAEDKKKATTPEKEAPAKGKEEAKPKEKTEVAKKEPDDAKAKEPSKAAEKPKKEETPAAPEKKDAKEEKAAEAKKPEEKPKTEAQAKEPGKETSTPGKAKAEKSSSTDQKDSRPAEKAAEDKATKGEK